One genomic segment of Chelonia mydas isolate rCheMyd1 chromosome 1, rCheMyd1.pri.v2, whole genome shotgun sequence includes these proteins:
- the LOC119565099 gene encoding claw keratin-like yields MPFSSLCYPECGLARPSPVTGSCNEPCVRQCPDSEVVIRPSPVVVTLPGPILSNFPQQSEVAAVGAPVVGAGLGGSFGLGGLYGYGGPYGGLYGLGRYGSYGGLYGYGGLLGHGGYCSYPGLYGYGGLLGHGGYCGYQGLYGYGGYGQMELWGYGGYARKYLGGYCSPCSTHQEHPWK; encoded by the exons atgcctttctccagcctgtgctatcCAGAATGCGGGTTGGCCCGACCCagtccagtcactggcagctgCAACGAGCCCTGcgttaggcagtgccctgactccgaagTGGTGATCAGACCCTCCCCGGTTGTTGTGACCCTCCCCGGACCAATTCTCAGCAATTTCCCTCAGCAGAGCGAAGTGGCAGCCGTAGGAGCACCTGTGGTCGGAGCTGGTTTGGGAGGCTCATTCGGTTTGGGAGGACTATACGGCTATGGAGGCCCTTATGGAGGGTTGTATGGTTTAGGGAGATATGGTAGTTACGGGGGCCTTTATGGTTATGGGGGATTATTGGGCCATGGGGGATACTGCAGTTACCCGGGCCTTTACGGTTACGGGGGATTATTGGGCCATGGGGGATACTGCGGTTACCAGGGCCTTTATGGTTATGGAGGATATGGCC aaatggaATTATGGGGATACGGAGGATATGCCCGTAAGTACCTTGGTGGGTATTGTAGCCCATGTTCAACCCACCAGGAACATCCATGGAAGTAG